The Nocardioides humi genome includes a region encoding these proteins:
- a CDS encoding APC family permease has translation MSDTVNTTLRKNALGVGAIVFLVLAAVAPLTGMVVVASLAIALGNGGGTPFAFLAVATVLLLFAIGYGKMSSELVNAGGFYAFVVKGLGRPAGLAAGFIAMLGYNFFVVGTIGTSGFFMSIVIADKTGLDMPWLFWGLASIAVCYLMALRGVDFSSKILGVSLILETSILIVFDIAVLFKDGYSLSAFSFDSITSGSLSIGLLLAATGFLGFEATSLFSEEAKNPLTTVPRATYVAITLIGVILGVTTWAVVSATGVARAQDTALAHLETGDLVFSLADNYIGGFLSDLMPWLLLVSLFAAMLAFHNSASRYVFSLGRARILPSILSKTGPSGAPYVASTVQAGFAVTVAIVFALAGADPILTVVPSMLGFGTLAILVLQALAALSIVVHFRRKNDPRLGTTLIAPGLGFLGLCFAVALAFKHFDIVAGSDARAVNLLPWLLVVGLVGGIGYALYLRSNRPVVYDALSTDLERFDEALHNTAAVGR, from the coding sequence ATGTCGGACACCGTCAACACCACTCTCCGCAAGAACGCCCTCGGGGTGGGCGCCATCGTGTTCCTCGTCCTCGCGGCGGTCGCGCCGCTGACGGGCATGGTGGTCGTCGCCTCGCTGGCGATCGCCCTCGGCAACGGCGGCGGCACGCCGTTCGCGTTCCTCGCGGTCGCCACCGTGCTCCTGCTCTTCGCCATCGGCTACGGCAAGATGTCGAGCGAGCTGGTCAACGCCGGAGGCTTCTACGCCTTCGTCGTCAAGGGCCTCGGGAGGCCGGCCGGTCTCGCCGCCGGCTTCATCGCGATGCTCGGCTACAACTTCTTCGTCGTCGGCACGATCGGCACCAGCGGCTTCTTCATGAGCATCGTGATCGCCGACAAGACCGGGCTCGACATGCCCTGGCTGTTCTGGGGCCTGGCCTCGATCGCCGTCTGCTACCTGATGGCGCTGCGCGGCGTGGACTTCAGCTCCAAGATCCTCGGCGTCTCGCTGATCCTGGAGACCTCGATCCTCATCGTCTTCGACATCGCCGTGCTCTTCAAGGACGGCTACTCGCTCTCGGCGTTCTCCTTCGACTCGATCACCTCCGGCTCCCTGTCGATCGGCCTGCTGCTCGCCGCGACCGGGTTCCTCGGCTTCGAGGCCACCTCCCTGTTCAGCGAGGAGGCGAAGAACCCTCTCACGACCGTCCCCCGCGCGACGTACGTCGCCATCACCCTGATCGGCGTCATCCTCGGCGTCACGACGTGGGCCGTCGTCAGCGCGACCGGCGTCGCCCGGGCGCAGGACACCGCCCTCGCCCACCTGGAGACCGGCGACCTCGTGTTCAGCCTCGCCGACAACTACATCGGCGGCTTCCTGAGCGACCTCATGCCCTGGCTGCTGCTGGTCAGCCTGTTCGCCGCGATGCTCGCCTTCCACAACTCCGCCAGCCGCTACGTCTTCTCGCTGGGCCGGGCGCGGATCCTGCCGTCGATCCTGTCGAAGACGGGGCCGAGCGGCGCGCCGTACGTCGCCAGCACGGTCCAGGCCGGCTTCGCCGTCACCGTGGCCATCGTCTTCGCGCTCGCCGGCGCGGACCCGATCCTCACCGTCGTCCCGAGCATGCTCGGCTTCGGCACCCTGGCCATCCTCGTGCTGCAGGCGCTGGCGGCGCTGTCGATCGTGGTCCACTTCCGGCGCAAGAACGACCCGCGCCTCGGCACCACGCTGATCGCGCCCGGCCTGGGCTTCCTCGGCCTCTGCTTCGCCGTCGCGCTCGCCTTCAAGCACTTCGACATCGTCGCCGGCTCCGACGCGAGGGCCGTGAACCTGCTGCCGTGGCTGCTGGTCGTCGGGCTCGTCGGCGGCATCGGCTACGCGCTCTACCTGCGCTCCAACCGGCCGGTCGTGTACGACGCCCTGTCGACCGACCTGGAGCGCTTCGACGAAGCACTCCACAACACCGCGGCCGTCGGCCGATGA
- a CDS encoding MarR family winged helix-turn-helix transcriptional regulator, translating into MPDRHTLEETERAMKDHVGALPLDFAAANALSNLFRAANAVRSELTNRVLRQHDMTWTGFVVLWVVWIWDGMETRHVAESADISKATLTGVVKTLEARGLIAREGDEQDRRLVRLRLTTEGVTLMEKLYPEFNAVESEIIGQLSERKVSTFTKTLRDVVNAVEGQDEA; encoded by the coding sequence ATGCCGGACCGCCACACGCTCGAGGAGACCGAGCGCGCGATGAAGGACCACGTGGGCGCACTGCCGCTGGACTTCGCCGCCGCCAACGCCCTGTCCAACCTCTTCCGCGCCGCCAACGCCGTGCGCAGCGAGCTGACCAACCGGGTGCTGCGCCAGCACGACATGACCTGGACCGGCTTCGTGGTCCTGTGGGTCGTGTGGATCTGGGACGGCATGGAGACCCGGCACGTCGCCGAGTCCGCCGACATCTCCAAGGCCACCCTGACCGGCGTGGTGAAGACCCTCGAGGCCCGCGGCCTGATCGCGCGGGAGGGCGACGAGCAGGACCGGCGCCTGGTCCGGCTGCGGCTCACCACCGAGGGCGTCACGCTGATGGAGAAGCTCTACCCCGAGTTCAACGCGGTCGAGTCGGAGATCATCGGCCAGCTCTCCGAGCGCAAGGTCAGCACCTTCACCAAGACGCTGCGCGACGTCGTCAACGCCGTCGAGGGTCAGGACGAGGCGTAG
- a CDS encoding gamma-glutamyl-gamma-aminobutyrate hydrolase family protein — MSRRPLIAVPARFSASASALRYGADVAARALLDAVYAAGGEPLVVHPVAPGTGADDAEVAARLWYADGVLLPGGGDLAARWAGQETHATEYDVDEEQDAFDLAVARHALGSGLPLLAICRGNQVVNVALGGDLVQDLGDRTHRHVVQEIAVRPDSVLAGVVGTAPSISCYHHQGLGRLGRGLRAVAHAADGVIEAVELAGAQGWYLGVQWHPEDTAATDPAQAGLFRALVEAARERAYASS; from the coding sequence ATGAGCCGCCGCCCGCTGATCGCCGTCCCGGCGCGGTTCTCCGCGTCGGCCTCGGCGCTGCGCTACGGCGCCGACGTGGCGGCACGCGCCCTGCTCGACGCGGTCTACGCCGCCGGCGGCGAGCCGCTCGTCGTGCACCCGGTCGCACCGGGGACCGGCGCGGACGACGCCGAGGTCGCCGCCCGGCTCTGGTACGCCGACGGCGTGCTGCTGCCCGGAGGCGGCGACCTCGCCGCCCGGTGGGCGGGCCAGGAGACGCACGCGACGGAGTACGACGTCGACGAGGAGCAGGACGCCTTCGACCTCGCGGTCGCCCGGCACGCCCTCGGCTCCGGCCTGCCGCTGCTGGCGATCTGCCGGGGCAACCAGGTGGTCAACGTCGCCCTCGGCGGCGACCTGGTCCAGGACCTGGGGGATCGCACGCACCGCCACGTCGTCCAGGAGATCGCGGTGCGGCCGGACTCGGTCCTCGCTGGCGTGGTCGGGACGGCGCCGAGCATCTCCTGCTACCACCACCAGGGTCTCGGCCGGCTCGGCCGCGGCCTGCGCGCGGTGGCGCACGCGGCGGACGGCGTCATCGAGGCCGTGGAGCTCGCCGGTGCCCAGGGCTGGTACCTCGGCGTGCAGTGGCACCCCGAGGACACCGCGGCGACCGACCCGGCCCAGGCCGGGCTGTTCCGCGCCCTGGTCGAGGCGGCGCGGGAGCGCGCCTACGCCTCGTCCTGA
- a CDS encoding helix-turn-helix transcriptional regulator — translation MAAPVSDRLIDLLGDLASLATPDEATTAAPGLLERLADDCGAAACQLDTALTHADDPQEPAFQTVASVGYSPEVSSHLCADLAPSPHGRRVLAASSGLRIDEDDPYDFRSSEHYLDVLHPAGYDDGISIALRDSGAHLVGLLHLSARSTRDFAPELVGALPPLGRAFARLTTVATCSTPDVTLPPEYAVVRLDAAGRPTPVVGRAPLHLVVDADLLGIVRAILGTGTRFATFLHQQAGQLVEVRVHCPSGRAATRQPCTVATRPAASTLGLTLRQLEVLTAVATGAGNREIADELCLTQRTVAAHVEAILARLDSRSRAGAAAKATAAGVLLPSADPDSVRSLARVLQQPVA, via the coding sequence ATGGCCGCACCCGTCTCGGATCGCCTGATCGACCTCCTCGGCGACCTGGCCTCCCTGGCCACCCCCGACGAGGCCACGACGGCCGCGCCCGGCCTGCTGGAGCGCCTCGCCGACGACTGCGGCGCCGCCGCCTGCCAGCTCGACACCGCGCTCACCCACGCCGACGACCCGCAGGAGCCGGCCTTCCAGACCGTCGCCAGCGTGGGCTACTCCCCCGAGGTCTCCAGCCACCTGTGCGCCGACCTGGCGCCGTCGCCCCACGGCCGCCGGGTGCTCGCCGCGAGCAGCGGCCTGCGGATCGACGAGGACGACCCGTACGACTTCCGCAGCTCCGAGCACTACCTCGACGTCCTCCACCCCGCCGGGTACGACGACGGCATCTCGATCGCGCTGCGCGACTCCGGCGCCCACCTGGTCGGCCTGCTCCACCTCTCGGCCCGCAGCACCCGCGACTTCGCCCCCGAGCTGGTCGGCGCGCTGCCGCCGCTCGGGCGGGCCTTCGCCCGGCTGACCACCGTCGCCACCTGCTCCACGCCGGACGTCACCCTGCCGCCGGAGTACGCCGTCGTCCGGCTCGACGCCGCCGGCCGGCCCACCCCGGTGGTCGGGCGGGCTCCCCTGCACCTCGTCGTCGACGCCGACCTGCTCGGCATCGTCCGCGCCATCCTCGGCACCGGCACCCGGTTCGCCACCTTCCTGCACCAGCAGGCGGGGCAGCTGGTCGAGGTCCGGGTGCACTGCCCGTCGGGCCGCGCCGCGACCCGGCAGCCCTGCACGGTCGCGACCCGGCCCGCGGCCTCGACGCTCGGCCTCACCCTGCGCCAGCTCGAGGTGCTCACCGCGGTCGCCACCGGCGCCGGCAACCGCGAGATCGCCGACGAGCTGTGCCTGACCCAGCGCACCGTCGCCGCGCACGTCGAGGCGATCCTGGCCCGGCTGGACAGCCGGTCGCGGGCGGGTGCCGCCGCGAAGGCCACCGCCGCCGGCGTACTGCTGCCGTCCGCGGACCCGGACTCGGTCCGCTCCCTCGCGCGGGTGCTGCAACAGCCCGTGGCCTGA
- a CDS encoding class II histone deacetylase has product MATGYLYHELFGWHDTGTNAGLFPADHRAGIQPFQHFENAETKRRIHELVVVSGVIDRLTRLEPRKATDEEILLVHTEEHLARIEAGSEQPKGGDSGDGLSPFGPGGIEIGRLAAGGMIEATAAVVEGRVDNAYALIRPPGHHAEPDTGMGFCMFGNLAIAARAVRRTHGVERIAVLDWDVHHGNGTQKTFWEDPDTLTISLHQDRVFPPDSGHVTERGAGAGLGYAVNVPLPPGTGTGGYLSAFDRVVAPAIDRFRPDLILVASGFDANATDPLSRQALTSSSYRAMTERLLDLAATHCDGRLAMSHEGGYNPVYVPFCGLAVIEALAGVTDPLSDPYEPIFGGMAGLDLQPHQTAVLDRVVPLLDDIHAGVPAGS; this is encoded by the coding sequence ATGGCGACCGGCTACCTCTACCACGAGCTCTTCGGCTGGCACGACACCGGGACCAACGCCGGGCTCTTCCCCGCCGACCACCGCGCGGGCATCCAGCCGTTCCAGCACTTCGAGAACGCCGAGACCAAGCGCCGGATCCACGAGCTCGTCGTCGTCTCGGGCGTCATCGACCGGCTCACCCGGCTGGAGCCGCGCAAGGCGACCGACGAGGAGATCCTCCTGGTCCACACCGAGGAGCACCTGGCCCGGATCGAGGCCGGCAGCGAGCAGCCCAAGGGCGGCGACTCCGGCGACGGGCTGAGCCCGTTCGGGCCGGGCGGCATCGAGATCGGCAGGCTCGCCGCCGGCGGCATGATCGAGGCGACCGCCGCGGTCGTGGAGGGCCGGGTCGACAACGCCTACGCACTGATCCGCCCGCCGGGCCACCACGCCGAGCCGGACACCGGGATGGGCTTCTGCATGTTCGGCAACCTGGCGATCGCTGCCCGGGCGGTGCGTCGTACCCACGGCGTCGAGCGGATCGCCGTCCTCGACTGGGACGTCCACCACGGCAACGGCACCCAGAAGACGTTCTGGGAGGACCCGGACACGCTGACCATCTCGCTTCACCAGGACCGGGTGTTCCCGCCCGACTCCGGCCACGTCACCGAGCGCGGCGCGGGCGCCGGCCTCGGGTACGCCGTCAACGTGCCGCTCCCGCCGGGGACCGGCACCGGCGGCTACCTCTCCGCCTTCGACCGGGTGGTCGCACCGGCGATCGACCGGTTCCGGCCGGACCTGATCCTGGTCGCCAGCGGCTTCGACGCCAACGCGACCGACCCGCTGTCGCGCCAGGCGCTGACCAGCAGCAGCTACCGGGCGATGACCGAGCGGCTGCTCGACCTCGCCGCCACCCACTGCGACGGGCGGCTCGCGATGAGCCACGAGGGCGGCTACAACCCGGTGTACGTGCCCTTCTGCGGGCTCGCCGTGATCGAGGCGCTGGCCGGGGTGACCGACCCGCTGTCCGACCCCTACGAGCCGATCTTCGGCGGCATGGCCGGCCTCGACCTCCAGCCGCACCAGACCGCGGTCCTCGACCGGGTCGTGCCGCTCCTCGACGACATCCACGCCGGCGTCCCCGCCGGGTCGTGA
- a CDS encoding sugar ABC transporter substrate-binding protein produces MSTTAPRDLSRRTLLAWGGGIGAAVLASACSAPASTKSSGDKVAKSSTDVDTVAWDYPFTFLPVYAGVAKFAKARAKEKGVALEQTNDNGRPDVQASNLDTLIAKKVPAIVSFPMVFEALEAQAAKALSAGIIWVTYGGTLQNQSASITFSFEEGGRKLGEDAAAWAQESLGGKGKVAFLVDDTIQLGRERTAGMIDAFTKAAPGMEVVGREQAIDPDTALTKTKAILAKHPDVNVVLGITDGAAFGGYKALVEAGRAEDDAETYVGGQDGDLGSLELIRKGTFYRASAALQLRDIGNAVIDVPLAVADGRSDAEASADVPIALVKPGDALLDEIIAQYG; encoded by the coding sequence ATGTCCACCACCGCACCGCGTGACCTGAGCCGCCGTACCCTCCTCGCCTGGGGCGGCGGCATCGGGGCCGCCGTCCTCGCGTCCGCGTGCAGCGCGCCCGCCAGCACGAAGTCCTCCGGCGACAAGGTCGCGAAGTCCAGCACGGACGTCGACACCGTCGCCTGGGACTACCCGTTCACCTTCCTCCCCGTCTACGCGGGCGTCGCGAAGTTCGCCAAGGCCCGCGCGAAGGAGAAGGGCGTCGCGCTCGAGCAGACCAACGACAACGGCCGGCCCGACGTCCAGGCGTCCAACCTCGACACGCTCATCGCCAAGAAGGTGCCGGCGATCGTGTCCTTCCCGATGGTCTTCGAGGCGCTCGAGGCGCAGGCCGCCAAGGCGCTGTCCGCCGGCATCATCTGGGTGACCTACGGCGGCACGCTGCAGAACCAGAGCGCGTCGATCACCTTCAGCTTCGAGGAGGGCGGCCGCAAGCTCGGCGAGGACGCCGCCGCCTGGGCGCAGGAGAGCCTCGGCGGCAAGGGCAAGGTCGCATTCCTCGTCGACGACACCATCCAGCTCGGCCGCGAGCGCACCGCCGGCATGATCGACGCCTTCACGAAGGCCGCGCCCGGCATGGAGGTCGTCGGCCGCGAGCAGGCGATCGACCCCGACACGGCGCTGACGAAGACCAAGGCGATCCTCGCCAAGCACCCCGACGTCAACGTCGTCCTGGGCATCACCGACGGCGCGGCGTTCGGCGGCTACAAGGCGCTGGTCGAGGCCGGCCGCGCGGAGGACGACGCGGAGACGTACGTCGGCGGGCAGGACGGCGACCTCGGCTCGCTCGAGCTGATCAGGAAGGGCACCTTCTACCGGGCCTCGGCCGCCCTGCAGCTGCGCGACATCGGCAACGCGGTGATCGACGTACCACTGGCGGTGGCGGACGGGAGGAGCGACGCCGAGGCCAGCGCCGACGTGCCGATCGCGCTCGTCAAGCCGGGCGACGCCCTGCTCGACGAGATCATCGCCCAGTACGGCTGA
- a CDS encoding sugar ABC transporter ATP-binding protein: MTLQVTGLRKSFGGVHALRGVDLTIASGEVHALLGHNGAGKSTLIKALGGAFTPDGGTIEVAGRSYSGLSPRQSIDAGIAIIFQHLSLVESLSVVDNVFLGQEHRRLGVVDRGSQRAAARALLDRLGATCRVDDRVGDLPMGQRQLVEIAKALSRDPVVLVLDEPTAALSSHEIGALERTVRALQEQGLAICYVTHLLGEVERLADRMTVLRDGQVHVSTSLEGRTRRDIIEAIAEPPTDLPPRGPVHEADPPQLQVSGLSGPGIGPIDLSVRPGEIVGLYGLIGSGRTRTLEMLFGRRPRDGVVTVGGRRVTRATPRAALAAGLALVPGDRAGQGLFSSLSALDNALLPAQGVLSAFGLRRRRAEQQAFERLAEALAVHPSTPEAPARSFSGGNQQKLLLGRWVNGILPTTVLLLDEPTQGVDVRARHEIYRVVRTIASERRTAVVFASTDPEEIVALADRALVMQEGRVVGELAGAALDEDALLHAVHQSESDLQEHLS; the protein is encoded by the coding sequence ATGACCCTGCAGGTGACCGGCCTCCGGAAGTCGTTCGGCGGCGTCCACGCGCTGCGCGGCGTCGACCTCACGATCGCGTCCGGCGAGGTCCACGCGCTGCTCGGCCACAACGGCGCCGGCAAGTCCACGCTGATCAAGGCGCTGGGCGGGGCGTTCACGCCCGACGGCGGCACGATCGAGGTGGCGGGCCGCAGCTACAGCGGTCTCTCGCCGCGCCAGTCGATCGACGCGGGCATCGCGATCATCTTCCAGCACCTCAGCCTGGTCGAGTCGCTCTCGGTGGTGGACAACGTCTTCCTCGGCCAGGAGCACCGGCGGCTCGGCGTCGTCGACCGCGGCTCCCAGCGGGCGGCGGCACGGGCGCTGCTGGACCGGCTCGGCGCGACCTGCCGGGTGGACGACCGGGTCGGCGACCTGCCCATGGGCCAGCGGCAGCTGGTCGAGATCGCCAAGGCGCTCTCGCGCGACCCGGTGGTGCTGGTCCTCGACGAGCCGACGGCGGCCCTGTCCTCGCACGAGATCGGCGCCCTGGAGCGGACCGTCCGCGCGCTGCAGGAGCAGGGACTGGCGATCTGCTACGTCACCCACCTGCTCGGCGAGGTGGAGCGCCTGGCCGACCGGATGACGGTGCTGCGCGACGGGCAGGTGCACGTGTCGACCTCGCTGGAGGGGCGGACCCGGCGGGACATCATCGAGGCGATCGCCGAGCCGCCCACCGACCTGCCGCCGCGCGGGCCGGTGCACGAGGCCGATCCGCCGCAGCTGCAGGTCAGCGGGCTGAGCGGTCCCGGGATCGGGCCGATCGACCTGTCGGTGCGGCCCGGGGAGATCGTCGGCCTCTACGGTCTGATCGGGTCGGGCCGGACCCGCACCCTGGAGATGCTGTTCGGGCGGCGTCCCCGCGACGGCGTCGTCACCGTCGGCGGGCGGCGGGTGACGCGGGCGACCCCGCGGGCGGCGCTCGCCGCCGGGCTCGCGCTGGTGCCGGGCGACCGGGCCGGCCAGGGCCTGTTCAGCTCGCTCTCGGCGCTCGACAACGCGCTCCTGCCCGCCCAGGGCGTGCTCTCGGCCTTCGGCCTGCGGCGGCGCCGGGCCGAGCAGCAGGCGTTCGAGCGCCTCGCCGAGGCGCTGGCCGTGCACCCGAGCACGCCCGAGGCGCCCGCCCGCAGCTTCTCCGGCGGCAACCAGCAGAAGCTGCTCCTCGGCCGGTGGGTCAACGGCATCCTGCCCACCACCGTGCTGCTGCTCGACGAGCCCACCCAGGGCGTCGACGTCCGCGCCCGGCACGAGATCTACCGGGTGGTGCGCACGATCGCGAGCGAGCGTCGTACCGCTGTCGTCTTCGCCTCCACCGATCCGGAGGAGATCGTCGCGCTCGCCGACCGGGCGCTGGTCATGCAGGAGGGCCGGGTCGTCGGCGAGCTCGCCGGGGCCGCCCTCGACGAGGACGCCCTCCTGCACGCGGTCCACCAGTCCGAGTCCGACCTCCAGGAGCACCTGTCATGA
- a CDS encoding ABC transporter permease, translating into MNASVTPRRLARYPLIPVIIAMAIGFELATGSFVGSQNLLGIATDSATLAIVAVPSALLVISGYLDLSVGSTYALGAVAAGWLASEHGGGLVGCVLLALLAGLAVGAVNGFLCCVVGLSPFIVTLGTLTAVRGLAQQLAPLPLTSFGDGFAWLGGAKVAGLPSPVVIAVLVVLVAGAVLALTPVGRHIYAIGVSREAAYLSGVRVRTVPFALFLATGACAALAGAIKASVLGAVQSGTAGTGFELAVLTAVLVGGVALTGGSGTLFGVVLGVAFLGILQNGLTLVGVPTFWQQVAQGLALVVAAGLAYLSPRLEALTAVRPAAPPRPVPVT; encoded by the coding sequence ATGAACGCATCCGTCACCCCGCGCCGGCTCGCGCGCTACCCGCTGATCCCGGTGATCATCGCGATGGCGATCGGCTTCGAGCTCGCCACCGGCAGCTTCGTCGGCAGCCAGAACCTGCTCGGCATCGCCACCGACAGCGCCACCCTCGCCATCGTCGCGGTCCCCTCCGCGCTGCTGGTGATCAGCGGGTACCTCGACCTGTCGGTCGGCTCGACGTACGCCCTCGGCGCCGTCGCCGCCGGCTGGCTGGCCTCCGAGCACGGCGGCGGCCTGGTCGGCTGCGTCCTGCTGGCGCTGCTCGCCGGGCTCGCGGTCGGGGCCGTCAACGGGTTCCTGTGCTGCGTGGTCGGGCTGTCGCCGTTCATCGTCACCCTCGGCACGCTGACCGCCGTCCGCGGCCTCGCCCAGCAGCTCGCGCCGCTGCCGCTGACCAGCTTCGGCGACGGCTTCGCCTGGCTCGGCGGAGCCAAGGTCGCCGGGCTGCCGTCGCCGGTGGTGATCGCCGTGCTGGTCGTCCTGGTGGCCGGTGCCGTGCTGGCGCTGACCCCGGTCGGCCGGCACATCTACGCGATCGGCGTCTCCCGCGAGGCGGCGTACCTCTCCGGCGTGCGGGTGCGGACCGTGCCCTTCGCACTCTTCCTCGCCACCGGCGCCTGCGCCGCGCTGGCCGGTGCCATCAAGGCGTCGGTGCTCGGCGCGGTCCAGTCCGGTACGGCGGGCACCGGGTTCGAGCTCGCCGTCCTCACCGCCGTGCTGGTCGGCGGCGTCGCCCTCACCGGCGGCTCCGGCACCCTGTTCGGCGTCGTGCTCGGCGTGGCCTTCCTCGGCATCCTGCAGAACGGCCTGACCCTGGTCGGCGTGCCCACCTTCTGGCAGCAGGTCGCCCAGGGACTCGCCCTCGTCGTCGCCGCCGGATTGGCCTACCTCTCCCCGCGGCTGGAGGCGCTCACCGCGGTCCGGCCGGCGGCGCCACCGCGGCCGGTGCCGGTCACCTGA
- a CDS encoding helix-turn-helix transcriptional regulator, whose product MDLDTGAAAIGVLADPTRRSLYAYVAGRAAAVGRDEAATALGLAKHTVSFHLDRLADEGLLEVEFRRLSGRSGPGAGRPSKLYRRARREFAVTLPPRRYDLVGDILAAAVGRTGAGADLDTALADCAHEEGRSVAGAAVGVPGGPGLEGLAAVLAGQGYEPVVEATAVALANCPFDALARKHTALVCGLNRSFVQGVADGLGCAGVTAHLEPGSGRCCVKVRCRD is encoded by the coding sequence GTGGACCTCGACACCGGCGCCGCCGCCATCGGCGTGCTCGCCGACCCGACCCGGCGCAGCCTCTACGCGTACGTCGCCGGGCGGGCCGCCGCGGTCGGGCGCGACGAGGCGGCGACCGCCCTCGGCCTGGCCAAGCACACCGTGAGCTTCCACCTCGACCGCCTGGCCGACGAGGGGCTGCTGGAGGTGGAGTTCCGCCGGCTCAGCGGGCGCAGCGGACCGGGCGCCGGTCGGCCGAGCAAGCTCTACCGGCGGGCGCGGCGCGAGTTCGCGGTGACTCTCCCGCCCCGCCGCTACGACCTGGTCGGCGACATCCTCGCCGCGGCCGTCGGCCGGACCGGCGCCGGTGCGGACCTCGACACCGCGCTCGCCGACTGCGCCCACGAGGAGGGACGATCCGTGGCCGGGGCCGCCGTCGGCGTACCTGGCGGGCCGGGGCTCGAGGGCCTCGCCGCGGTGCTGGCCGGCCAGGGCTACGAGCCGGTCGTCGAGGCGACCGCGGTCGCGCTCGCCAACTGCCCGTTCGACGCGCTCGCGCGCAAGCACACCGCCCTCGTGTGCGGCCTCAACCGCTCCTTCGTCCAGGGCGTCGCCGACGGTCTCGGCTGCGCCGGCGTGACCGCCCACCTGGAGCCGGGATCCGGACGATGCTGCGTGAAGGTGCGGTGCCGTGACTGA
- a CDS encoding HNH endonuclease signature motif containing protein, translated as MNVHITDTTLTGVNPVGRWEDQQVPVSSEQIREWLGSASTVIVRPVIDLADHVPIDSYEIPDRHRARVQLRDHTCRFPHCTRPATRCDLDHARPYGEGGPTCPCNEVALCRRHHRAKTHSAWSYDIVMPGSYEWTSPSGFRFRVDHHGTHPPDE; from the coding sequence GTGAACGTCCACATCACCGACACCACCCTGACCGGCGTGAACCCCGTCGGCAGATGGGAAGACCAGCAGGTCCCCGTGTCGAGTGAGCAGATCCGCGAGTGGCTCGGCTCCGCCTCGACCGTGATCGTGCGACCGGTGATCGATCTGGCCGACCACGTCCCGATCGACTCCTACGAGATCCCCGACCGCCACCGCGCACGCGTCCAGCTCCGTGACCACACGTGTCGGTTCCCGCACTGCACCAGGCCAGCCACCCGCTGCGACCTCGACCACGCCCGACCCTACGGCGAGGGCGGGCCTACCTGTCCGTGCAACGAGGTGGCCCTGTGCAGACGCCATCACCGGGCGAAGACCCACTCCGCGTGGTCCTACGACATCGTGATGCCCGGCTCGTACGAGTGGACCAGCCCGAGCGGCTTCCGATTCCGGGTCGACCACCACGGCACCCACCCACCGGACGAGTGA
- a CDS encoding MazG family protein has protein sequence MADPAEDAVAEFVAVMRRLRAECPWKQEQTHRSLVRYLVEETYETVDAIDDAEATGDFGNLAEELGDLLLQVVFHAVIAEERGDFDLDDVARGITAKMRRRNPHVFGDPAGDLSAELTAEEVDERWQRIKAAERGGRSGQDALPSELPSALPALLYADKALARLERAGRPAGLAPDSADLGERLLALVAEARAAGVDPEQALRDAVRGRLG, from the coding sequence GTGGCCGACCCGGCGGAGGACGCGGTCGCGGAGTTCGTCGCGGTGATGCGGCGGCTGCGCGCCGAATGCCCCTGGAAGCAGGAGCAGACCCACCGGTCGCTGGTGCGCTACCTGGTCGAGGAGACCTACGAGACGGTCGACGCCATCGACGACGCCGAGGCCACCGGCGACTTCGGGAACCTCGCCGAGGAGCTCGGCGACCTGCTGCTGCAGGTCGTCTTCCACGCCGTGATCGCGGAGGAGCGCGGCGACTTCGACCTCGACGACGTCGCGCGCGGGATCACCGCCAAGATGCGCCGCCGCAACCCGCACGTCTTCGGTGACCCCGCCGGCGACCTCTCCGCGGAACTCACGGCCGAGGAGGTCGACGAGCGCTGGCAGCGGATCAAGGCCGCCGAGCGCGGCGGCCGGTCCGGACAGGACGCCCTGCCGTCCGAGCTCCCTTCAGCCCTGCCCGCCCTCCTGTACGCCGACAAGGCGCTCGCGCGGCTCGAGCGGGCCGGCCGCCCGGCCGGCCTCGCGCCCGACTCCGCCGACCTCGGCGAACGCCTGCTCGCCCTGGTCGCCGAGGCCCGCGCCGCCGGGGTCGACCCGGAGCAGGCGCTGCGGGATGCGGTCCGGGGCCGGCTGGGGTGA